ATCTGCTGAAACTGTAACTAGTTCGGATGAAAAACCATTAGGTGAAGGAGAGGAATCGTCCGCGGAAGTTGACTCGACACCTGTGGATCCAACGCCCGCAGCGGTTGAGGAAGCTATGGAAGTGGATAGTGAATCTGTTGCAGAAGAATCCTCGAAGCCGGAAGTTGTAGAAGAACCTTGCACAACAAAAGAAGCCTTCGAATGCACCAATCAAGAGAAGGAAAACCAGGAATCTACCCCCAAGGAAACACCAGCGGAGGAACCTGTCCAGGAAAAAGTTGACGAAAAACAAGTTCCAGAAGAGGACCAAGAAGCTATGGAGGTTGACTCGGCTGCTCCGACACAAAGTAAGCAGGTAGATGCCGACGTTACAGAAAGTATGAATACCACCAGCGAAGAACTTATCGAATCTCTGACCAAGGATGAAACGGATGCTGTTGCGGACAGTCAAAGTGAAGCAAACTCTGCTCTCAACAAGAACCTGGAATCCACGGCTGCCGATGATTCTAAAGCGGAAGAATCGAAAGTTCTGGATGACAGTATTGAATGCTCGCTCCCTACTTCAAGCTCCGATAAATTGACCGACAAATTGAAACAACGATTGGATCTTATTTCCAACGGAAGCAGCACCCCTACGTCGAATACCGGTACGGTGAGCTCTAGTAACGTGTACAATTCTACACCCATTCAGAAACAGTTCGAAATTAGCTCCGAGAATGTTAGCAAGATCACCCGATCTTCGGTAGACAACAGCCGGCAGGAAGACGACGAAGAGCACAGTGCGATAGTGGCTGATAATTCCGTTGTTGAAGAGAAGGAAGCAGCTGTTGCGTCGACTTCAACCGTTTCGACTGCTGAACCAGCTGGCAAAAAGGAACCGGAGGTAGCTGCTAGTGAAACTTCCGGTATCACCACCAAGGATGAAAGCAGCTTGAAAACAGAATCTTCGGAAGTGGATTCATGCACAGGTATGTTGTTTATCTATctatgatttcttttaattacGGAGatattaatttgattcaatttttacaGCTTCTTCAGCCCTCAATACTGCCGATGAGATCAACATGTACGCCAGTAATGCACGAAAATTCAACGGTATTTCATCTACATCGGGTTCGGAACTGGACGATAAGTCGATACCGAATCCACCAGCTAGCAGCACCACTACTTCCGTGTCCACTCCAACAACCACTATCGATAAACTGGATCTGACTCCGGCACTGACTTCTGAAGAAACTGTCTACGAGGTCAGCGTTTGGTTCGAAGGTGCTGATTTGCAGTTCCTgtcggttgagaaacaacaaGCGGGTATATCCGGAACCGTTGGTTCAACCCAAGACCTCACCAGTATCGATTCCTCGAAACAGTCCTCGAATGGTAGTGTGGGTAGTTTGGGTCCATTTTCACTGCCCCCTGCACGGCCGACTGCCGATTCGGCCATGTCACAGTCGAGCACAACGGAAAGTTCCTCCGGAGCTAGTCAGTTCAAACAGGTGCTTCCCAAAGTGAAACAAACTATTCGAGGCGCAAGCGCCCTTGCCACTTTTATGATCGAAGAATTCACGAAgatcaaaaaattattgaacaaaGACGAAGAAGAACCAGCTACTCCATACAAAACGCCCAAGACTTCGCGTGCTCCGAGCTCCACaactaaaaaatctgcaaccaAAGGCCGAGGTCAGAAGCGTCCACACGAAGATGAAGAGGAATCTGTTGAGGAACCGGAGTCGAAGAAATCTGCCAAACAGGTCAAGAAGAGCACTCCAAGCCCGAAAGTCGAAGTTATCGAAAGGAGTGAGGACGATCAGTGCTGCTTAGCCAGATGGACGGATCGAAAATACTACGCTGGTCGAGTAACGAGTTACAAGGGCGATAACAAGTACATGGTAGTTTTCGAAGATGGTGCCTCGAAGGCTCTGTCAAGGGACGTGATCGTTTTCGGTGACAAGGATACCTTACCGATCGAAGGTCATGCGATACATGCTCTGAGCCACGACGATACCTATGAACCAGCCATTGTACGGGAGATCAAGCGGAACGAAGAAACGTCAGAGGTTTTGTACGTAGTGGAAATTGCGGATGGTAAGACGCTGGAAGTGACCGCCTCGGACATGTATCTGACCGACGAACAGGCCAAATACATTAACAAGGCGTGCAAAGAAACAGAGGACGCTGCTGCTATGGCTTCCCCAGGTGCTGCGGGTGGCAAGCCACGGACTCCACTCGCCACCCCCAACACTCCCGATGATGCGAGCGCCGAAAAGGGATCCCGATCCTCGAGAAGCCGACGAGGGGCTGATAAACCACAAACCCCGGCCACGCCAGAGGCTGGTTACTCGGGCGGTGTCGGTAAGGCCAAGGGACGTCGTGGACGAAGGTAAGATGCTTTgttcttgaatttttgtttcgtttttcgGTGGCAGGTTGTATGGAGAGTGAAGTAGACTATCAAGCTAGAAGCAAATAATATTTACCTATTTTACAAGTGCTTTAAAAAATAGGTCAACCAATTGCTTATAGATTTATTGAATCAGGTCTTTACGTATTTTTTGTCTCTCTTCGTaaagcttattttttaaatgatttcctGTTTTACAATCCATATCGCGAATTCCTCCcataaaatttcagttcaattgtgttaatttttgatataggtataatttttaatatatttgtagCGTTTGGAAATGCTTCAATCTGAGTTAAAAAAGGTTTCTTATTAACTAAACATTAATGAATGCTTTATGTTTTCTAGGCTTTCGTAAATCTACGAATATAATAATCGTGCGCATCCTACACCTTaagattaatgaaaaaacaCCTACCCTAGGAGTAGTTGTTATATGACCCACAAACAAAACAGAATACGACAACAGTAGAATTCAACCCCTACAGCAAAGACAGCGATTAAATAGGAACGGGATAAATTTTTAGCTATTTAGAAAATATAACGACCGCTTCCTCCCTTTTACACAATAGAAGAAGAAGCAGATAAAAAGCTAGAAAAACTAATCCTCGCCCGTTCCACTGCAGAGATGAAAATTGAACATATGaacaagaagtttaaaaaagaagtGAACGCCTCCCGAATGGCAGAAGGACAAAAGTAAACATAATATTAGTATTATTCGTGGCATTTAATATAGACGGAACCGTTAAAATTATTCGCACATTTCGGTAAGCTagcaaaagaataaaaatgaaattttaaccagATAAATTATTCATCTTTTGTGCATTTAGACGAGGTAGTGAAcgaaatcaaaatattgaatacCGTTTTGATTCTCCTCCATCGATGGAATCCTTCATGGAAGCTTTTCCTTTTTGTGTAAACTTTCGAACCGAGGAAGACTTATGATTTGGTCGTATTTTTGGCATTCcttcaacaaaaaatcagcaCATTCAAATAAGAATTCTTTTCCAATCCTCGGACAAAACATTCTACAACCCGTTCGTTCTAACAAATTTTCAGTAAGCCTAAGTTAACCCATAGTTTTATGTGTTCTTTTTATAGTATAGTCTACCAGGGCTGctaggaaaaaatcaatttctgtgACAAAAATAAATCCCCAAACTGACATTATCTATTTAAGTGTCGATTTTAAAGGCGCAgatgaaaaattagattttagaAATCTAGAACTGTGTGAAAatcaatttcatgaaaaaacctTTAACTGATTCGAATAATACCAGCActtgctgatattttttttgtttcttttttttggttcttaaaacaaaaattttatataaccgACTTAAAAATCGGAACCACTGAAAGGGAATACTGAAAGGAATCTACGCCAAGCGACACCTTTTCCTGTCTATCAAACTCAATCCTCCTAACAATATTCTCCATTATCGTAATGCAATTGAATATAGATTGTAATAGCAGTTAAGGGAATAAACGTATATCAATTAGAATGTCGTGGTCTAATTGTGTGTAGCAAGTCTAGAGTTGTTTGGCAAATAGAACTGTATTAATAAGGAATCAGCCCTAAGCAGGAGAGATAACAATTTGAAAGCTCGAAGAACACAAGTTGGAAACAAGTCGAAAAAACACTAAACAAAATTACTTAAATCAAATTGCAACAACCCGAGACCAGCATCCATATTAGTGTTTCACAAACGATCGGACTCTActctatcaaaataaaaatgaaggtcAACATTACAGGATACATAGAATACATACCTAAAAAGCTGCCATTTGCGGATCAGATCAGGGGTGTTCCACAAGGACGACGAGAAGTGACAGataggaaacaaaacaaaaaatctcaccCAACCATTCTCTGTATCGGTATTATGTATAGTAAAAGCGCGCGCATGAAACGAGTGACAAAGCCAAAAGGATTTAACGCCAGAACGTAATGTGCGAGCCATACAATCTTGGACTATGTCGTTTGTGCTTCTAGCGATCTGAGGTGGTTTATTGCAGCATCAGAATATCCTATAtatatattgaaaataataattttagacattgtcaaaaaatacaaaaataaaaatccgtAATCATTCTTAACAAATCACAAATCCGATTGGTGttactttttttatgcttttagtttgtttcattttcgcaTGTGCCAACTAAAATATCACTGCCCTGAttggttttatttctttttctagtCGTACAAAAAGCTGTGTCGGATTAAACCTCGAAAGGAAAAGAGAATATAGTGTGTACAGAGTTGAGGAATGCCAAATATCGACCAATCGTCCAGtaatttgttgaatatttttagtGATATAAGCCACTTGAATATCTGTAAAAAGGTGTACTTTCCTAGTCTGTAACTATAATTTCTCTTTTCCTCTCTGCACGACAACGGCGTcgggtttttgataaaaaattcgaaatatttagataaattttcatttagcTTAGAGCTGTTTCAAACCTCTTCAAATATTATTGGATaaacttttttcgaattcagATAGAAGCTCAAACACCAACTGATTATTAAATATTATCATAACCATTTTTaggtttctttgaaatttcgaaaacttcGTCGAATCTTGTAGCTCATTACCAAAAAAGAAAGGCAATTTTTCCAATCCAAAAAAATGCCTTTATATTTATGAAGTGGGTTCCACataatggggcttattctgcgagtctCGTGATGCGACTCGTGAAGTTTCCTTCGTCCGGATCCAGGAAGTTAGTTTTCATCCTGACTCCACGAAATGCATTAGTAACGTAACATAAGTTCTTATGAGCTCCGAAGACTGGTCGCAGCTTTTCCGAGCTAACATTTCTGGCCTAAAGGGTTTACTGGAGTCAGCACTACAAGGTGAAACTTTGCAAGGCACTTCAGATGACCCATATACCTAATTATGAACAACATGGAAAGGAACTTTGATCGATCGAATTTACTTAACGTTTCTTTAGCAAGGGCGCCCCGCAGCAACCGATCAGCACTGCGTCCGAGGGAAGTGACGTTTCTGACATAGTGGAAGAAGAAACTCCGGCACCACCTAGCCCGGAAACTG
This sequence is a window from Uranotaenia lowii strain MFRU-FL chromosome 3, ASM2978415v1, whole genome shotgun sequence. Protein-coding genes within it:
- the LOC129754345 gene encoding TP53-binding protein 1-like, producing the protein MDTEPSLAENAVTDNGATSGETVDPAILKEKVAEVDVASLKGGGDEKDTPAADAIPAPATEDSVPIEKDDLLERLDKIETSASTEGKPPAQDSDLENDDLIQRLEAMEKDEEAADKKEEAATNHQNGLDKSDEVEAAPAADEKATEEVKPPVEEEKMEVDATDVAEKKEEQPASETPESTANGSAVHEPEEQSTGSVKRRHSEDQDAEPSSKKVHVDETDDAELKTDIEKQTEEVPGTDASESLSKNEETPPEPPAEEEKVKEAEPTPVPEPEKETVDEVKSAEPESGPVDEQKVETSAPTPEKDEEPKPDCVEESKEKMEEAVQESAVEEAASSGTVEEGSKIPESESKESVPEPLPDTEPNTETDSCSQEEEQPSSSIPTAVESKPDATISSSSEEPAAVENPVESAETVTSSDEKPLGEGEESSAEVDSTPVDPTPAAVEEAMEVDSESVAEESSKPEVVEEPCTTKEAFECTNQEKENQESTPKETPAEEPVQEKVDEKQVPEEDQEAMEVDSAAPTQSKQVDADVTESMNTTSEELIESLTKDETDAVADSQSEANSALNKNLESTAADDSKAEESKVLDDSIECSLPTSSSDKLTDKLKQRLDLISNGSSTPTSNTGTVSSSNVYNSTPIQKQFEISSENVSKITRSSVDNSRQEDDEEHSAIVADNSVVEEKEAAVASTSTVSTAEPAGKKEPEVAASETSGITTKDESSLKTESSEVDSCTASSALNTADEINMYASNARKFNGISSTSGSELDDKSIPNPPASSTTTSVSTPTTTIDKLDLTPALTSEETVYEVSVWFEGADLQFLSVEKQQAGISGTVGSTQDLTSIDSSKQSSNGSVGSLGPFSLPPARPTADSAMSQSSTTESSSGASQFKQVLPKVKQTIRGASALATFMIEEFTKIKKLLNKDEEEPATPYKTPKTSRAPSSTTKKSATKGRGQKRPHEDEEESVEEPESKKSAKQVKKSTPSPKVEVIERSEDDQCCLARWTDRKYYAGRVTSYKGDNKYMVVFEDGASKALSRDVIVFGDKDTLPIEGHAIHALSHDDTYEPAIVREIKRNEETSEVLYVVEIADGKTLEVTASDMYLTDEQAKYINKACKETEDAAAMASPGAAGGKPRTPLATPNTPDDASAEKGSRSSRSRRGADKPQTPATPEAGYSGGVGKAKGRRGRSKGAPQQPISTASEGSDVSDIVEEETPAPPSPETGLEFVDGVQPELQRTEKESEIKKMYLVAEYLGKGFNNNHGLDELLGPLPGSKTLFRNKHFILTCTIPPKGFSSTMEKDDLRNRYRKFSSAPFVKEHLRQQIEAGGGKVYQYFEDIPKSKYKQCKLIAPHPCATAKYIQCLAVDIVAVTHEWIIECCQTLTLLDAKRYALPSGWSLIEERYIRWNCGRGVEQRSTTNPFVGCCVNIASLNKDFTEFWSRTCKMAGATVRLIKSDSDLTENLTGYMLTDQEFPEDIKLRASRYGLSIVSTVWVVQSLILGRICLPESHEKLTQIYQDDDY